In Primulina huaijiensis isolate GDHJ02 unplaced genomic scaffold, ASM1229523v2 scaffold3501, whole genome shotgun sequence, a single genomic region encodes these proteins:
- the LOC140968307 gene encoding helicase and polymerase-containing protein TEBICHI isoform X1, giving the protein MDSRIDQFFVSKKKRKTLSPTAKLGRCEKVARNQIEVSPSSKSSLDSYLVTSKDGHSPAKSLNVPCDQKANQGPVKRNLTLDAGLSSRIENRESHFPTQGLPERPQVSEVAPRLKSELLSDSVPTNCLGKDSYAFGNVVENAELKAFATGFLSLYCSELPFVGSSQSEANLIDKKIHNSSSILQLEDKASERRHSGDGVNQPFTKNGFTSSPKAAQSKTVNESGDKKFKCLQKEIVFHNALESQASLRKCSHTSAPSTAGCDTHSFFTSRLGACGTPQSTRGGSLFSPGEAFWNEAITVVDGLFAPKDGLSSHITEYHESLMVNYEICNSNTVEYGGCRSMVNKGMHTVLDPVCDDGTGSAVGPKGNQNKDLDEEASPMPVKHFDFNLEGNNFDEEMPSHANSDTPCTVASKEKTNASISHHSLQSIILTPIGHINQTKENLTLQGSTFKCVFSTRNMNPVSEDYDISTSGAVDKGYTVVSNNHEPKSSSTPASSSMKDCLDLNNWLPLEICDIYKKKGISKLYPWQVDCLQVDGVLHNRNLVYCASTSAGKSFVAEIIMLRRVFSAGKIALLVLPYVSICAEKVVLAALLSKQFLCSLSCVLQFNLCEKVQAEHLEVLLEPLHKHVRSYYGNQGGGTIPKDTSVAVCTIEKANSLVNRLLEEGRLSELGTIVIDELHMVADQSRGYILELMLTKLRYAAGEGNIGSSSGESGGTSSGKSDPARGLQIVGMSATLPNVAAVADWLQAALYETDFRPVPLEEYVKVGSNIYNKEMEIVRVIPRVADLCGKDPDHIVELCNEVVQEGHSVLIFCSSRKGCESTARHIAKYIKKICVSPRDEDDDFFDINSAIYSLRRSAAGLDPVLEETLPLGVAYHHAGLTVEEREAVETFYRKGLVRVLTATSTLAAGVNLPARRVIFRQPRIGRDFIDGTRYRQMAGRAGRTGIDTKGESVLICKPEEVKKIVALLNDGCPPLYSCLSEDKNGMTHAILEVVAGGIVQTANDIHRYVRCTLLNSIKPFENVVKSAQDSLRWLCHKKFLEWNEETKLYTTTPLGRASFGSSLCPEESLIVLDDLTRAREGFVLASDLHLVYLVTPINVDVEPDWELYYERFMQLPSLDQSVGNRVGVQESFLMRMAHGAPSSHRSRDYSKGFRGNHNHRLGISTNRILSDDQMLRVCKRFYVSLILSRLVQEVSVVEACNAFKVARGMVQALQENAGRFASMVSVFCERLGWHDLESLVAKFQNRVSFGVRAEIVELTAIPYVKGSRARALYKAGLRTPQAIAEASVSEIGKALFESSQWTAQAQRKIQFGVAKKIKNGARKIVLDKAEEARLTAFSAFKSLGLDVPPLSHPLLLNATENVPRKELTSSSGEESTSNFVDLHSNQGLGANGVMLKTEADESNYYSPSVGLVSNGEAKSAGNIRSECPTLFEEGSAIVGSKHNMTNNPIKSASTSIYVSSRNVGNIRNQSSKCFDHDGQKQPKRDTVCVEIREHTLGKSPVKAVSIPGGVDSFLDLWDAATEFFFDIHFNKKFELNSSAPFEIHGMAVCWENSPVYYLNFPKDLLRYDSGGKEHAGMLPPKHQVEVAKKRWIRIGYIMGRKGVRKFTWNLKVQMQVLKSPAVSIQRFSGLHGGIKSLDLDLIDNSYFMFSHVHVKNAIDMCVVAWILSPDEEKSSHPNLEKEVKKRLSSDAAASANRSGRWKDQMQRAAHNGCCRRVAQTRALFSVLWKLLEAEELLEPLVTIETQLVNVLADMEIWGIGVDMEGCLRARHILGSKLKLLEKEAFKLAGKTFSLSMPADIANVLYEHLKLPRPEGSKGKQHPSTDKHCLDMLRNEHPIVPVIKEHRTLAKLLNSTLGSICSLARLSIRSQKYTLHGHWLQTSTATGRLSMEEPNLQCVEHMIEFKMDKDDVESHAIHYKINARDFFIPTQDDWLLITADYCQIELRLMAHFSKDSSLIKLLSSCQADVFTMIAAQWIGKHESSVSSCERDQTKRMVYGILYGMGPNSLAEKLDCSTEDAAERIQSFKKSFPGVAGWLHEAVTACRKKGFVETLKGRKRFLEKIKFGNSKEKSRAQRQAVNSICQGSAADVVKIAMIYVHDIIGEDSEASLPSFINAEEFLILKHRCRILLQVHDELVLEADSSVVKEAGLLLQTCMERAVSLLVPLPVKLKVGRTWGSLEPFMPNP; this is encoded by the exons ATGGATTCCCGCATCGACCAG TTCTTTGTCTCGAAAAAGAAGAGAAAGACTCTGTCACCAACTGCAAAATTGGGGAGATGCGAAAAAGTAGCAAGAAACCAAATTGAAGTCTCTCCAAGTTCGAAAAGTTCTTTGGATAGCTATTTAGTAACCTCAAAGGATGGTCATTCACCTGCAAAATCTTTGAATGTCCCTTGCGATCAAAAGGCTAATCAGGGGCCTGTGAAAAGGAATCTGACCTTGGATGCTGGCTTGTCATCTAGAATTGAAAATCGTGAGTCCCATTTCCCAACCCAGGGACTGCCTGAAAGACCTCAAGTTTCTGAAGTGGCTCCAAGGTTAAAATCTGAATTGCTTTCTGATAGTGTTCCAACTAATTGTCTTGGTAAGGATTCTTACGCATTTGGGAATGTTGTGGAAAATGCTGAACTGAAGGCATTTGCAACTGGATTTTTGTCGTTATATTGTAG CGAGTTACCATTTGTTGGAAGTTCTCAATCAGAAGCAAATCTCATTGATAAGAAAATACATAATAGCTCGTCTATCCTTCAGCTAGAGGATAAAGCATCTGAGAGAAGGCATAGTGGGGATGGTGTGAATCAACCTTTCACCAAGAATGGATTCACTTCCTCACCCAAGGCCGCACAATCTAAAACTGTTAACGAATCTGgagataaaaaatttaaatgccTGCAAAAG GAAATTGTATTCCACAATGCCTTAGAATCACAAGCAAGTTTGAGAAAATGTAGCCACACATCTGCTCCAAGTACTGCTGGATGTGACACACACAGTTTTTTCACCTCCAGACTTGGAGCTTGTGGAACTCCTCAATCTACACGGGGAGGGTCATTGTTCTCTCCTGGAGAAGCGTTTTGGAATGAAGCAATTACAGTTGTAGATGGGTTGTTTGCTCCCAAGGACGGTCTTTCATCCCATATCACAGAATATCACGAATCCCTGATGGTTAATTATGAGATTTGTAATTCAAATACAGTGGAATATGGTGGATGCcgcagtatggtaaacaagggTATGCATACAGTTTTAGACCCAGTTTGTGATGATGGGACTGGTTCTGCTGTAGGCCCCAAGGGGAATCAAAACAAAGATCTGGATGAAGAAGCCTCACCCATGCCTGTGAAGCACTTTGATTTCAATCTTGAGGGAAACAATTTTGATGAAGAGATGCCCTCTCATGCTAATAGTGATACACCTTGTACTGTAGCGAGCAAGGAGAAAACAAATGCTTCTATCAGTCACCATAGTTTACAAAGCATTATTCTTACACCCATTGGCCACATCaatcaaacaaaagaaaatctgACACTGCAAGGATCAACCTTTAAGTGTGTTTTTTCCACTAGAAACATGAATCCAGTGAGTGAAGATTATGACATTTCTACATCTGGTGCAGTGGACAAAGGTTACACCGTGGTTTCCAATAATCATGAGCCAAAAAGTTCCTCTACTCCAGCAAGTTCTTCAATGAAGGACTGCTTGGATTTGAATAATTGGCTCCCCCTTGAAATATGCGACATCTATAAGAAAAAGGGGATATCAAAACTGTATCCTTGGCAG GTTGACTGCCTTCAGGTGGATGGTGTCTTGCATAACCGGAATCTTGTTTATTGTGCATCTACCAG TGCTGGTAAAAGTTTCGTTGCTGAAATAATAATGCTAAGAAGAGTTTTTTCCGCTGGAAAAATTGCCCTTCTTGTACTTCCGTATGTATCTATCTGCGCAGAAAAGGTGGTGTTGGCTGCTTTGCTTTCAAAACAGTTCTTATGCTCTTTGTCTTGTGTCTTACAGTTCAATCTCTGTGAAAAAGTGCAGGCAGAACACCTTGAAGTTCTTTTAGAACCGTTACATAAGCATGTTCGCAGCTATTATGGAAATCAAGGTGGTGGCACTATTCCCAAGGATACCTCTGTAGCCGTCTGTACTATAGAGAAAGCAAATTCGTTGGTAAACAGATTACTGGAAGAGGGTCGTTTATCAGAGCTTGGTACCATTGTAATTGATGAACTGCACATG GTTGCTGATCAGAGTAGAGGTTATATATTAGAACTCATGTTGACAAAGCTTCGGTATGCAGCTGGTGAAGGCAATATAGGCTCTTCTAGTGGAGAAAGTGGAGGGACGAGTAGTGGTAAGTCTGATCCTGCTCGTGGCCTCCAAATTGTTGGCATGAGTGCAACATTACCCAATGTTGCTGCTGTTGCTGATTGGCTTCAA GCTGCACTTTATGAGACAGACTTTCGACCCGTTCCATTGGAGGAATACGTTAAAGTGGGTAGCAATATATATAACAAAGAGATGGAAATTGTTAGGGTGATCCCTAGAGTGGCTGATCTCTGTGGTAAAGATCCGGATCATATAGTTGAACTATGCAACGAG GTTGTCCAAGAGGGTCACTCAGTCCTAATATTTTGTTCCAGTAGAAAAGGATGTGAATCAACTGCAAGGCATATAGcgaaatatattaaaaaaatttgcgtAAGCCCTCGCGATGAAGACGATGATTTCTTTGATATAAATTCAGCTATTTATTCATTGCGAAGATCTGCTGCTGGGTTGGATCCAGTACTGGAAGAAACTCTTCCTCTTGGAGTAGCTTATCATCACGCCGGGCTCACA GTTGAGGAAAGGGAGGCTGTTGAAACATTCTACCGCAAAGGACTTGTACGTGTCTTGACTGCTACGTCAACACTAGCAGCTGGAGTTAATCTGCCAGCACGAAGAGTGATATTTAGACAACCACGCATTGGTCGTGATTTTATTGATGGGACAAGATACAGGCAGATGGCTGGAAGGGCAGGTCGTACTGGCATAGATACAAAGGGAGAAAGT GTGCTGATTTGCAAGCCAGAGGAGGTCAAGAAAATAGTGGCACTCCTTAATGATGGTTGTCCTCCACTTTATTCTTGCCTGTCAGAAGATAAGAATGGGATGACCCATGCTATACTGGAGGTTGTTGCTGGAGGAATTGTTCAAACAGCAAATGATATTCATCGATATGTTAGGTGTACTCTTCTCAATTCAATTAAACCTTTTGAAAATGTCGTGAAATCAGCCCAAGATTCTCTTCGATGGCTGTGCCATAAAAAGTTTCTTGAATGGAATGAAGAGACGAAGTTGTACACTACTACACCTTTGGGCCGCGCATCTTTTGGAAGTTCTCTCTGTCCAGAGGAATCACTT ATTGTACTGGACGATCTCACGAGGGCGAGAGAAGGATTTGTGCTTGCATCAGATTTACATCTAGTGTACTTAGTAACACCCATTAATGTTGATGTGGAACCAGACTGGGAACTATATTATGAGCGATTCATGCAGTTGCCTTCATTAGACCAG TCTGTTGGAAATCGAGTTGGAGTACAAGAATCCTTTTTGATGCGTATGGCTCATGGAGCACCTTCCTCACATAGATCAAGGGATTATTCCAAAGGCTTTCGCGGAAATCACAATCATAGACTTGGGATTTCGACTAATCGAATTCTCTCAGATGATCAAATGCTTAGAGTGTGTAAACGATTCTATGTTTCTCTTATCTTGTCTCGGCTTGTGCAG GAAGTATCTGTTGTTGAGGCATGCAATGCTTTTAAAGTCGCTAGAGGTATGGTTCAGGCCTTACAAGAAAATGCTGGAAGATTTGCGTCTATGGTTTCTGTATTCTGTGAGAGACTTGGTTGGCATGACCTTGAAAGCTTAGTTGCCAAATTCCAAAATCGTGTTTCATTTGGAGTTAGAGCAGAGATTGTAGAACTTACAGCTATTCCTTACGTTAAG GGTTCACGAGCTAGAGCACTTTATAAGGCTGGTTTGCGAACTCCTCAAGCTATAGCTGAAGCGTCTGTCTCTGAAATTGGCAAAGCACTTTTTGAATCTTCTCAGTGGACTGCACAAG CACAACGGAAAATACAATTTGGAGTTGCCAAGAAGATAAAAAATGGAGCTCGCAAAATTGTTCTTGATAAAGCTGAAGAGGCACGACTCACTGCATTCTCAGCCTTCAAATCTCTTGGACTTGACGTGCCACCATTGTCTCACCCTTTATTACTTAATGCTACCGAAAATGTCCCCAGAAAGGAATTAACATCGTCTTCGGGGGAGGAATCAACTAGCAACTTTGTTGATCTTCATTCAAATCAAGGTTTGGGGGCCAACGGAGTTATGTTAAAAACTGAGGCGGACGAATCAAACTACTACTCTCCATCTGTTGGACTTGTGTCAAACGGTGAAGCAAAATCAGCGGGCAATATTCGAAGTGAATGTCCTACTTTATTTGAAGAAGGATCCGCTATTGTGGGGTCTAAGCATAATATGACTAACAATCCCATAAAAAGTGCAAGCACGTCCATCTATGTCTCATCAAGAAACGTTGGTAATATCAGAAATCAGTCTAGTAAGTGTTTTGACCATGATGGTCAGAAACAACCTAAAAGAGACACTGTATGTGTGGAAATCAGAGAACACACATTGGGAAAAAGTCCTGTGAAGGCAGTTAGTATTCCTGGGGGAGTCGATTCTTTCTTGGATCTTTGGGATGCAGCAACAGAGTTTTTTTTTGATatacattttaataaaaaatttgaattgaaCTCTTCTGCTCCATTTGAAATACATGGCATGGCGGTTTGCTGGGAAAACTCTCCTGTGTATTACTTAAATTTCCCAAAGGACTTATTACGCTATGACAGTGGAGGAAAAGAACATGCTGGTATGCTACCACCAAAGCATCAGGTGGAGGTAGCCAAGAAACGGTGGATAAGGATTGGGTATATAATGGGGAGAAAAGGAGTCAGAAAATTTACTTGGAACTTAAAAGTTCAGATGCAGGTGCTCAAAAGTCCAGCTGTTTCTATTCAGAGGTTTAGCGGTCTGCATGGTGGAATTAAAAGTCTGGATCTGGATCTTATTGACAATTCATACTTCATGTTTTCCCATGTCCATGTAAAGAACGCAATTGATATGTGTGTTGTGGCATGGATTCTTTCGCCTGATGAAGAGAAAAGTTCTCATCCTAATCTGGAAAAG GAAGTTAAAAAGAGATTATCTAGTGATGCTGCAGCTTCAGCGAATAGAAGTGGTCGATGGAAGGATCAGATGCAAAGAGCTGCACATAACGGTTGCTGTCGCAGAGTTGCACAAACTCGAGCTTTGTTTTCTGTTCTGTGGAAATTATTAGAGGCTGAAGAACTGCTTGAACCACTTGTGACTATTGAAACTCAGCTG GTAAATGTTCTTGCTGATATGGAGATTTGGGGAATTGGTGTTGACATGGAAGGATGCCTTAGAGCGCGTCATATTCTTGGAAGTAAACTAAAGCTTTTGGAGAAGGAAGCTTTCAAATTGGCTGGCAAGACATTTTCATTATCGATGCCAGCTGACATAGCTAATGTACTCTATGAACACTTGAAACTTCCCAGGCCAGAAGGGAGTAAGGGAAAACAACATCCAAGTACTGACAAACATTGTCTGGATATGTTGAG GAATGAGCATCCCATTGTTCCAGTTATTAAAGAGCACCGAACATTAGCTAAACTTTTGAATTCTACTTTGGGGTCAATTTGTTCACTTGCTAGGCTTTCTATAAGGAGCCAGAAGTATACTTTGCACGGTCATTGGCTCCAGACGTCAACAGCAACTGGTCGACTGTCAATGGAGGAGCCTAACCTCCAG TGTGTTGAGCATATGATTGAGTTCAAAATGGATAAAGATGATGTTGAATCGCATGCCATTCACTATAAGATTAATGCTCGTGATTTCTTCATACCTACTCAG GATGATTGGCTGCTCATAACGGCAGATTATTGCCAGATAGAGCTGAGACTCATGGCCCATTTCTCAAAAGATTCTTCATTGATTAAACTTCTGAGTAGTTGTCAGGCCGATGTATTTACCATGATTGCTGCACAATGGATTGGGAAACATGAGTCAAGTGTGAGCTCATGTGAGCGAGATCAAACAAAGAGAATGGTTTATGGAATCCTATATGGTATGGGCCCTAACTCACTCGCAGAAAAACTGGACTGCAGTACAGAAGATGCTGCAGAACGAATTCAGAGCTTCAAGAAATCTTTTCCTGGTGTTGCTGGCTGGTTGCATGAAGCAGTCACAGCCTGTCGTAAAAAAGG TTTTGTGGAGACCCTTAAGGGAAGAAAACGTTTCttggaaaaaattaaatttggtaACAGTAAAGAAAAATCCAGAGCTCAAAGACAAGCTGTGAACTCTATATGCCAG GGATCTGCCGCTGATGTCGTAAAAATTGCAATGATATATGTCCATGATATTATTGGTGAGGATTCTGAAGCATCTTTGCCTAGTTTCATAAATGCTGAAGAGTTTCTGATTCTTAAACATCGATGCCGAATCCTTCTACAG GTACATGATGAACTAGTCCTGGAAGCTGATTCTTCAGTTGTTAAGGAAGCTGGGCTGTTACTTCAAACATGCATGGAAAGGGCTGTGTCGCTTCTTG TTCCTTTGCCTGTTAAATTGAAAGTCGGGAGAACTTGGGGGTCTTTGGAGCCATTCATGCCTAATCCTTAG